In Natator depressus isolate rNatDep1 chromosome 17, rNatDep2.hap1, whole genome shotgun sequence, one genomic interval encodes:
- the ERAL1 gene encoding GTPase Era, mitochondrial isoform X3 has translation MAAVGRALRWALRAGRSGRARTVSGACFLENRAQRVNIFPACFYGNISALDTILGISREKTECALGQHPPSVSYCKAEQDNLLVHQPDEPENPKVLRVAIIGAPNAGKSTLSNKLLGRKVFPVSKKVHTTRCNARGVITEEDTQLIILDTPGLISHTKAKRHNLEKSLIRDPWDSMKHADLVLVLVDVSERWTQNRLSPQVLQCLSQFPQIPSILVMNKVDLLKRKALLLDLVTELTEGVVNGKKVKSMSKIHSDSTRNNPLQSIQTCLSESTSKQSGYLQDASEVQRGSSSDTSCNMRTSNSNHMLEGTEKVQIANHQVSRDLKNKKGWPHFQEIFMLAAINGEAVETLKKYLLMQAKPGRWEYHSRVLTSQSPQEICDDIIRGKLLEYLPQEVPYTVLQKTEMWEEGPSGELIIVQNLLVPKETHVKMLIGVGGQLISKIAQEAGEDLMNIFLCDIRLKLCVKLKK, from the exons ATGGCCGCCGTGGGCCGCGCTCTGCGCTGGGCGCTGCGGGCGGGGAGGTCGGGCCGGGCCCGCACAG TCAGTGGTGCCTGTTTCCTGGAGAACAGAGCCCAGAGGGTCAACATTTTCCCTGCTTGCTTTTATGGAAACATTTCTGCCCTGGATACCATCCTAGGAATTTCCAGAGAGAAGACAGAATGTGCACTGGGTCAACATCCACCATCGGTGTCTTACTGCAAAG ctgagCAAGATAACTTGTTGGTGCACCAACCAGATGAGCCAGAGAACCCCAAGGTTCTGAGAGTTGCCATCATTGGAGCACCAAATGCTGGGAAATCTACCCTCTCGAATAAACTCTTGGGCAGAAAG GTTTTCCCAGTATCTAAGAAGGTGCACACCACACGATGCAATGCCCGTGGGGTCATCACAGAAGAAGACACTCAGCTG ATCATCCTGGACACACCTGGCCTCATCAGCCACACGAAAGCCAAAAG GCATAATCTGGAGAAATCCCTGATACGTGATCCATGGGACAGCATGAAACATGCAGACTTAG TTCTGGTTTTGGTGGATGTGTCAGAACGTTGGACACAGAACCGTCTGAGTCCCCAGGTGCTGCAGTGTCTTTCTCAGTTCCCACAGATTCCCAGCATCCTGGTCATGAACAAG GTGGATCTGCTGAAGAGAAAGGCCCTTCTGCTGGACCTGGTCACTGAGCTCACAGAAGGAGTTGTAAATGGAAAGAAAGTGAAATCTATGTCTAAGATACATTCGGACTCCACCAGAAACAATCCCCTTCAAAGCAtccaaacttgtctgtctgaaaGTACATCCAAACAGTCTGGTTATCTCCAGGATGCCAGCGAAGTCCAGAGGGGCTCTAGCTCAGATACCAGTTGTAACATGAGGACATCAAACTCTAATCATATGTTGGAAGGCACAGAGAAAGTACAAATTGCAAACCACCAAGTATCTAGAGACTTAAAGAACAAGAAAGGCTGGCCACACTTCCAGGAGATCTTCATGCTAGCAGCTATTAATGGAGAGGCAGTGGAAACGCTGAAG AAGTACCTCCTGATGCAAGCCAAGCCAGGTCGGTGGGAGTACCACAGCAGGGTTTTGACAAGCCAGTCCCCCCAGGAGATCTGTGATGATATAATTAGGGGGAAGCTACTGGAGTATCTGCCACAAGAAGTGCCCTACACTGTGCTTCAG AAGACAGAGATGTGGGAGGAAGGGCCGAGTGGGGAGCTCATCATCGTGCAGAACCTGCTGGTCCCAAAGGAGACCCATGTG AAGATGCTGATCGGTGTGGGAGGCCAGCTGATCAGCAAGATTGCTCAGGAGGCCGGTGAGGACCTGATGAACATATTCCTGTGCGACATCCGCTTGAAGCTCTGTGTGAAGCTGAAGAAATGA
- the ERAL1 gene encoding GTPase Era, mitochondrial isoform X2: MKPLPLLTLVMVTVLLPRQHPAGESKRSSTPLPVSGACFLENRAQRVNIFPACFYGNISALDTILGISREKTECALGQHPPSVSYCKAEQDNLLVHQPDEPENPKVLRVAIIGAPNAGKSTLSNKLLGRKVFPVSKKVHTTRCNARGVITEEDTQLIILDTPGLISHTKAKRHNLEKSLIRDPWDSMKHADLVLVLVDVSERWTQNRLSPQVLQCLSQFPQIPSILVMNKVDLLKRKALLLDLVTELTEGVVNGKKVKSMSKIHSDSTRNNPLQSIQTCLSESTSKQSGYLQDASEVQRGSSSDTSCNMRTSNSNHMLEGTEKVQIANHQVSRDLKNKKGWPHFQEIFMLAAINGEAVETLKKYLLMQAKPGRWEYHSRVLTSQSPQEICDDIIRGKLLEYLPQEVPYTVLQKTEMWEEGPSGELIIVQNLLVPKETHVKMLIGVGGQLISKIAQEAGEDLMNIFLCDIRLKLCVKLKK, translated from the exons ATGAAACCGTTACCATTACTGACTTTAGTAATGGTAACGGTTCTACTGCCACGCCAGCATCCGGCCGGCGAGAGCAAGAGGAGCAGCACCCCACTGCCAG TCAGTGGTGCCTGTTTCCTGGAGAACAGAGCCCAGAGGGTCAACATTTTCCCTGCTTGCTTTTATGGAAACATTTCTGCCCTGGATACCATCCTAGGAATTTCCAGAGAGAAGACAGAATGTGCACTGGGTCAACATCCACCATCGGTGTCTTACTGCAAAG ctgagCAAGATAACTTGTTGGTGCACCAACCAGATGAGCCAGAGAACCCCAAGGTTCTGAGAGTTGCCATCATTGGAGCACCAAATGCTGGGAAATCTACCCTCTCGAATAAACTCTTGGGCAGAAAG GTTTTCCCAGTATCTAAGAAGGTGCACACCACACGATGCAATGCCCGTGGGGTCATCACAGAAGAAGACACTCAGCTG ATCATCCTGGACACACCTGGCCTCATCAGCCACACGAAAGCCAAAAG GCATAATCTGGAGAAATCCCTGATACGTGATCCATGGGACAGCATGAAACATGCAGACTTAG TTCTGGTTTTGGTGGATGTGTCAGAACGTTGGACACAGAACCGTCTGAGTCCCCAGGTGCTGCAGTGTCTTTCTCAGTTCCCACAGATTCCCAGCATCCTGGTCATGAACAAG GTGGATCTGCTGAAGAGAAAGGCCCTTCTGCTGGACCTGGTCACTGAGCTCACAGAAGGAGTTGTAAATGGAAAGAAAGTGAAATCTATGTCTAAGATACATTCGGACTCCACCAGAAACAATCCCCTTCAAAGCAtccaaacttgtctgtctgaaaGTACATCCAAACAGTCTGGTTATCTCCAGGATGCCAGCGAAGTCCAGAGGGGCTCTAGCTCAGATACCAGTTGTAACATGAGGACATCAAACTCTAATCATATGTTGGAAGGCACAGAGAAAGTACAAATTGCAAACCACCAAGTATCTAGAGACTTAAAGAACAAGAAAGGCTGGCCACACTTCCAGGAGATCTTCATGCTAGCAGCTATTAATGGAGAGGCAGTGGAAACGCTGAAG AAGTACCTCCTGATGCAAGCCAAGCCAGGTCGGTGGGAGTACCACAGCAGGGTTTTGACAAGCCAGTCCCCCCAGGAGATCTGTGATGATATAATTAGGGGGAAGCTACTGGAGTATCTGCCACAAGAAGTGCCCTACACTGTGCTTCAG AAGACAGAGATGTGGGAGGAAGGGCCGAGTGGGGAGCTCATCATCGTGCAGAACCTGCTGGTCCCAAAGGAGACCCATGTG AAGATGCTGATCGGTGTGGGAGGCCAGCTGATCAGCAAGATTGCTCAGGAGGCCGGTGAGGACCTGATGAACATATTCCTGTGCGACATCCGCTTGAAGCTCTGTGTGAAGCTGAAGAAATGA
- the ERAL1 gene encoding GTPase Era, mitochondrial isoform X1: MRGLSKCNGQQGGRLGRITVSGACFLENRAQRVNIFPACFYGNISALDTILGISREKTECALGQHPPSVSYCKAEQDNLLVHQPDEPENPKVLRVAIIGAPNAGKSTLSNKLLGRKVFPVSKKVHTTRCNARGVITEEDTQLIILDTPGLISHTKAKRHNLEKSLIRDPWDSMKHADLVLVLVDVSERWTQNRLSPQVLQCLSQFPQIPSILVMNKVDLLKRKALLLDLVTELTEGVVNGKKVKSMSKIHSDSTRNNPLQSIQTCLSESTSKQSGYLQDASEVQRGSSSDTSCNMRTSNSNHMLEGTEKVQIANHQVSRDLKNKKGWPHFQEIFMLAAINGEAVETLKKYLLMQAKPGRWEYHSRVLTSQSPQEICDDIIRGKLLEYLPQEVPYTVLQKTEMWEEGPSGELIIVQNLLVPKETHVKMLIGVGGQLISKIAQEAGEDLMNIFLCDIRLKLCVKLKK, from the exons ATGAGAGGGCTTTCTAAGTGTAATGGGCAGcaaggagggaggctggggagaaTTACAG TCAGTGGTGCCTGTTTCCTGGAGAACAGAGCCCAGAGGGTCAACATTTTCCCTGCTTGCTTTTATGGAAACATTTCTGCCCTGGATACCATCCTAGGAATTTCCAGAGAGAAGACAGAATGTGCACTGGGTCAACATCCACCATCGGTGTCTTACTGCAAAG ctgagCAAGATAACTTGTTGGTGCACCAACCAGATGAGCCAGAGAACCCCAAGGTTCTGAGAGTTGCCATCATTGGAGCACCAAATGCTGGGAAATCTACCCTCTCGAATAAACTCTTGGGCAGAAAG GTTTTCCCAGTATCTAAGAAGGTGCACACCACACGATGCAATGCCCGTGGGGTCATCACAGAAGAAGACACTCAGCTG ATCATCCTGGACACACCTGGCCTCATCAGCCACACGAAAGCCAAAAG GCATAATCTGGAGAAATCCCTGATACGTGATCCATGGGACAGCATGAAACATGCAGACTTAG TTCTGGTTTTGGTGGATGTGTCAGAACGTTGGACACAGAACCGTCTGAGTCCCCAGGTGCTGCAGTGTCTTTCTCAGTTCCCACAGATTCCCAGCATCCTGGTCATGAACAAG GTGGATCTGCTGAAGAGAAAGGCCCTTCTGCTGGACCTGGTCACTGAGCTCACAGAAGGAGTTGTAAATGGAAAGAAAGTGAAATCTATGTCTAAGATACATTCGGACTCCACCAGAAACAATCCCCTTCAAAGCAtccaaacttgtctgtctgaaaGTACATCCAAACAGTCTGGTTATCTCCAGGATGCCAGCGAAGTCCAGAGGGGCTCTAGCTCAGATACCAGTTGTAACATGAGGACATCAAACTCTAATCATATGTTGGAAGGCACAGAGAAAGTACAAATTGCAAACCACCAAGTATCTAGAGACTTAAAGAACAAGAAAGGCTGGCCACACTTCCAGGAGATCTTCATGCTAGCAGCTATTAATGGAGAGGCAGTGGAAACGCTGAAG AAGTACCTCCTGATGCAAGCCAAGCCAGGTCGGTGGGAGTACCACAGCAGGGTTTTGACAAGCCAGTCCCCCCAGGAGATCTGTGATGATATAATTAGGGGGAAGCTACTGGAGTATCTGCCACAAGAAGTGCCCTACACTGTGCTTCAG AAGACAGAGATGTGGGAGGAAGGGCCGAGTGGGGAGCTCATCATCGTGCAGAACCTGCTGGTCCCAAAGGAGACCCATGTG AAGATGCTGATCGGTGTGGGAGGCCAGCTGATCAGCAAGATTGCTCAGGAGGCCGGTGAGGACCTGATGAACATATTCCTGTGCGACATCCGCTTGAAGCTCTGTGTGAAGCTGAAGAAATGA